The proteins below come from a single Pseudodesulfovibrio sp. JC047 genomic window:
- a CDS encoding acetate--CoA ligase, whose product MQSDAHLHSLFNPESIAIIGVSRNPHKLGNVILSNLIAAGYKGTIFPVNPAGGKILDIPTFPEISALPKPPDLGIIVLPRDKMLPAMKELAEANVSAICVITAGFRETGRDGFELEMEMAELARHKGITLLGPNTLGLINTSIGLNATIAQGKPTTGSIAFFSQSGALCSAILDWADGENIGFSKFISLGNKAGISEADVLASLGEDPDTKVIIGYLESVDDGQEFLKNAQAVTNKKPIILIKAGTTQAGARATSSHTGALAGSVVASTAAFKQAGIIQVDTLESLFDLARAFAEQPLPEGPNLTVVTNSGGPGILAADACEAANLNLARPSSSTLETLTEVLPPFAALYNPIDIIGDAKAERYRATLESVATDSMTHAILVLLTPTASAEITETAQAIIDVAQTCDKPIFASFMGDERIGPGRDMLLAAGIPCYSYPEPAVRAISAMHAQYQWEHRPYPVEVCFRRDKGRAERTIRTLMKQGITELPFADAMNIAMAYELPIPETRLVRTSDQAVRAAKKLKYPVALKLVSPHIPSRGDVDGVALDLATPRDVRDAWLDITARAQRKRPDAYIAGCLVQTMGPIKAREVVIRFTQDPQFGPLVSFSLAGPSSEVLDDVSYRLAPLTLQDVQDIVREIKSFPLLRGIRGEEPVSLAAIEDILLSISQMATDFPEIREVELNPVLVDAEGALVTDLRLTIGSFFRNVT is encoded by the coding sequence ATGCAATCAGACGCACACCTTCACTCTTTATTCAATCCGGAATCCATCGCCATCATTGGCGTTTCACGGAATCCGCACAAGCTCGGCAACGTCATTTTGTCCAATTTAATCGCCGCAGGGTACAAGGGGACAATCTTCCCCGTCAATCCCGCAGGTGGAAAAATTCTCGACATTCCGACTTTTCCCGAGATTTCCGCGCTTCCAAAACCACCGGACCTCGGCATTATCGTCCTTCCCCGGGACAAAATGCTGCCTGCCATGAAAGAGCTGGCCGAAGCCAACGTCAGTGCGATCTGCGTCATTACCGCCGGATTTCGGGAAACCGGCCGCGACGGGTTCGAGCTTGAAATGGAAATGGCGGAACTGGCCCGGCACAAGGGAATCACCCTACTCGGGCCGAACACCCTAGGCCTCATCAACACCTCCATTGGCCTCAACGCGACCATTGCCCAAGGAAAACCGACCACGGGATCCATCGCCTTCTTTTCGCAAAGCGGCGCACTCTGTTCGGCCATCCTTGATTGGGCCGACGGGGAAAACATCGGATTTTCAAAATTCATTTCACTGGGAAACAAGGCTGGCATCTCTGAAGCGGACGTTTTGGCATCACTGGGAGAAGACCCGGACACCAAAGTCATCATCGGCTATCTGGAGTCAGTTGACGACGGCCAGGAATTTCTGAAAAACGCCCAAGCTGTCACGAACAAAAAACCGATCATCCTCATCAAGGCTGGCACCACGCAAGCTGGAGCACGAGCCACGTCCAGCCATACCGGCGCACTGGCCGGATCGGTTGTGGCCTCCACCGCCGCATTCAAGCAGGCCGGAATCATTCAGGTGGATACCCTGGAATCCCTTTTTGATCTTGCCCGGGCCTTTGCTGAACAGCCCCTGCCAGAAGGACCGAATCTCACGGTAGTCACCAATTCAGGCGGTCCCGGTATTCTGGCAGCCGACGCCTGTGAAGCGGCAAACCTGAACCTCGCCCGACCATCCAGTTCGACGCTGGAAACATTGACCGAAGTCTTGCCGCCCTTTGCCGCCCTGTACAATCCCATCGACATCATCGGCGATGCCAAGGCCGAACGATATCGCGCCACATTGGAATCCGTGGCCACGGATTCCATGACCCACGCCATACTGGTCCTGTTGACGCCCACGGCTTCCGCAGAAATCACGGAAACGGCACAGGCCATCATCGATGTGGCCCAGACCTGTGACAAACCAATTTTCGCCAGTTTCATGGGTGATGAACGAATCGGACCTGGCCGGGACATGTTGTTGGCCGCAGGCATTCCCTGTTATAGCTACCCGGAACCGGCTGTCAGGGCCATTTCCGCCATGCACGCCCAATATCAATGGGAGCATCGGCCCTATCCGGTCGAAGTCTGTTTCCGCCGCGACAAGGGACGGGCTGAACGGACCATCCGGACGCTCATGAAACAGGGCATCACGGAACTGCCGTTCGCGGATGCCATGAACATCGCCATGGCCTATGAACTGCCTATTCCCGAGACCAGACTGGTACGGACCAGCGATCAGGCGGTTCGTGCCGCCAAGAAACTGAAATATCCAGTGGCTCTCAAACTGGTTTCACCCCATATTCCAAGTCGTGGGGACGTGGACGGCGTAGCCCTTGATCTGGCGACACCGCGCGACGTGCGGGACGCCTGGCTCGACATCACGGCCCGTGCCCAGCGCAAACGTCCCGATGCCTATATCGCCGGGTGTCTTGTCCAGACCATGGGACCGATCAAGGCCCGCGAAGTGGTCATCCGGTTCACGCAGGACCCGCAATTCGGCCCACTGGTGTCCTTCAGCCTGGCCGGCCCGTCTTCCGAAGTGCTCGATGACGTCAGCTACAGACTGGCTCCATTGACCCTGCAAGACGTTCAGGACATTGTTCGTGAGATCAAATCGTTTCCGCTGCTGCGGGGCATTCGGGGTGAAGAACCAGTCAGCCTGGCGGCCATCGAAGATATTTTACTGTCCATCTCGCAAATGGCGACGGACTTTCCGGAAATCCGGGAAGTCGAACTCAACCCGGTTCTGGTAGATGCCGAAGGTGCGCTCGTCACGGACCTGCGCTTGACCATCGGCTCGTTTTTCCGCAATGTGACATAG
- the hypB gene encoding hydrogenase nickel incorporation protein HypB produces MSKEVTIVRNVLEANDRLADELHNKFRVKKILCLNLMSSPGAGKTTLLERTLHDLKDEFKMAVIEGDLQTDNDAQRVAATGAQAVQINTEGGCHLDSGMVMDALKAIDTEGLDILFIENVGNLVCPAEFNVGEDYKITLLSVAEGDDKPEKYPFMFHISAAMLLNKVDLLPYVDFDMDKAQNHAKALNKDIEIFPISARTGDNMEQWYNWLRTKRAEKK; encoded by the coding sequence ATGTCCAAGGAAGTCACTATAGTTCGCAATGTACTCGAAGCCAACGATCGGTTGGCAGACGAGCTGCACAACAAATTTCGCGTCAAAAAAATCCTGTGCCTGAATCTCATGAGTTCTCCGGGCGCGGGCAAGACAACCCTTTTGGAACGCACCCTGCACGACCTGAAGGATGAATTCAAAATGGCGGTCATCGAAGGCGACCTCCAGACTGACAATGATGCGCAACGCGTGGCCGCCACCGGCGCGCAGGCCGTACAGATCAACACCGAAGGTGGATGCCATCTGGACTCCGGCATGGTCATGGACGCGCTCAAGGCCATCGACACCGAGGGCCTCGACATTCTGTTCATCGAAAATGTCGGAAACCTGGTCTGCCCGGCCGAATTCAATGTGGGCGAAGACTACAAGATCACCCTGTTGTCCGTGGCCGAAGGCGATGACAAACCAGAAAAATACCCATTCATGTTCCATATCTCCGCAGCCATGCTGCTCAACAAGGTGGACCTGCTCCCCTACGTTGATTTTGATATGGACAAAGCACAGAACCATGCAAAAGCCTTGAACAAGGACATCGAAATCTTCCCGATTTCCGCCCGGACAGGCGACAACATGGAACAGTGGTACAACTGGCTGCGCACCAAACGCGCCGAAAAGAAATAA
- a CDS encoding phosphotransacetylase family protein: protein MAGLYIGSTTGYSGKNMIAMGLGLRLQKEGFNVGYMKPVGAMPMEIDGKLGDEDAAFVQDVLGVSADPEMVTPIVVTQDFKVKAFTGKMTGLLDKIVEGYAAVSEDKDVTLVAGSGSMYSGKYCDTDAISVIKKLGIKTIIIDRFQKELKYDYLMVMKEALGDLMAGVVLNDVPPNFMDEIDQLLGPSLESKGVKILGVIPRDPLMGAIKVGDLADRLGGKIISAHNKSERVVESFLIGTMQVENFMTHFRKKKNSAIIVGGDRSDVQLVALEGDCPCLILTGNLYPNDIILTRSEVLETPIIMVREDTFTVAKKMDDILSRHKLRDAIKIKQGAELVSNNIDFEFLKKELGLK from the coding sequence ATGGCAGGTCTCTATATCGGTTCGACAACAGGATACTCAGGCAAAAACATGATCGCTATGGGTCTGGGCCTGCGACTACAGAAAGAGGGCTTCAACGTCGGCTACATGAAGCCGGTAGGAGCCATGCCCATGGAAATAGACGGCAAACTCGGTGATGAAGATGCGGCATTCGTTCAGGATGTGCTCGGAGTCTCCGCCGATCCCGAAATGGTCACGCCCATCGTGGTCACCCAGGATTTCAAGGTCAAGGCCTTCACCGGCAAGATGACCGGGCTGCTCGACAAGATCGTGGAAGGCTATGCCGCAGTCTCCGAAGACAAGGATGTCACCCTGGTCGCAGGGTCCGGCTCCATGTATTCGGGGAAATACTGCGATACTGACGCCATTTCCGTCATCAAGAAACTCGGCATCAAGACCATCATCATCGATCGGTTCCAAAAAGAACTGAAATACGATTACCTCATGGTCATGAAAGAGGCGCTGGGCGACCTCATGGCCGGAGTGGTGCTCAACGACGTTCCGCCGAACTTCATGGATGAAATCGATCAGTTGCTCGGACCCTCTCTGGAATCAAAGGGTGTCAAGATTCTCGGTGTCATCCCCCGCGATCCGCTCATGGGCGCGATCAAGGTGGGCGACTTGGCCGACCGGCTCGGTGGCAAGATCATCTCTGCCCACAACAAGAGTGAACGGGTGGTGGAGTCCTTCCTCATCGGCACCATGCAGGTCGAGAACTTCATGACGCATTTCCGCAAGAAGAAGAATTCCGCCATCATCGTGGGCGGCGACCGTTCGGACGTGCAGCTTGTGGCCCTCGAAGGCGACTGCCCGTGTCTGATCCTGACCGGCAACCTCTACCCCAACGACATCATCCTGACCCGATCCGAGGTGCTGGAAACCCCGATCATCATGGTCCGTGAAGACACCTTTACCGTGGCCAAGAAAATGGATGACATCCTGTCCCGGCACAAACTGCGCGACGCGATCAAAATCAAGCAAGGTGCGGAACTGGTTTCCAATAACATCGATTTCGAATTCCTCAAAAAGGAACTCGGCCTGAAATAA
- the rnc gene encoding ribonuclease III: MDTAELQDCIHHRFGQVKFLETALTHSSFANEQDVNADNERLEFLGDAVLELCISEEGFKRYSEAPEGQLTRIRSQLVKEQSLASIARDLKLDKYIRLGRGEELQGGRERDALLADAFEAVLGAVFLDGGFEVAKKTILNIFENQWPEQAKLPETKDYKSRLQEVAQERFKERPVYVLSGTSGPEHEKLFMIDVTLPHGEVFRGVGTSVKRAEQESARTALKFLSE; the protein is encoded by the coding sequence ATGGATACCGCTGAACTACAGGATTGTATCCACCATCGGTTTGGTCAAGTCAAGTTCCTGGAGACCGCGCTCACGCACTCCTCGTTCGCCAATGAACAGGACGTGAATGCGGACAATGAAAGACTGGAATTCCTAGGGGATGCGGTTCTTGAGTTGTGTATTTCCGAGGAAGGATTCAAGCGATATTCGGAAGCTCCGGAAGGACAACTGACTCGAATTCGTTCGCAACTTGTCAAGGAACAGAGTCTTGCGTCCATTGCCCGAGATCTCAAGTTGGACAAATATATCCGGCTGGGACGAGGTGAAGAATTGCAAGGTGGTCGGGAACGGGATGCCCTGTTGGCCGATGCTTTTGAGGCCGTACTGGGAGCCGTGTTTTTGGATGGTGGCTTTGAAGTCGCCAAGAAAACCATTTTAAATATTTTCGAAAACCAGTGGCCGGAACAGGCCAAGTTGCCGGAAACAAAGGATTATAAAAGTCGATTGCAAGAAGTTGCTCAAGAGCGTTTCAAGGAACGTCCGGTGTACGTGTTGTCCGGGACCAGTGGACCTGAGCACGAAAAGTTGTTCATGATCGATGTCACCCTGCCACATGGCGAAGTCTTTCGAGGTGTCGGGACCAGCGTCAAACGGGCGGAGCAGGAATCAGCGCGGACCGCGTTGAAATTCCTTTCGGAATAA
- a CDS encoding hydrogenase maturation nickel metallochaperone HypA: protein MHEMSIVESILGILREEMVKYDGQKLKKVTIKNGQLAGAVSESLKFAWDALIPGGEFDGAELEIIEVPVKVACGECGEVFSPEHARCMPCPKCEALLGHHVLEGKELLIDSIEVDDQQE, encoded by the coding sequence ATGCATGAAATGTCAATCGTCGAATCCATCCTCGGCATCTTACGCGAAGAAATGGTCAAATATGATGGCCAGAAACTCAAGAAAGTCACCATCAAAAACGGCCAATTGGCTGGAGCGGTGTCTGAATCCCTGAAATTTGCCTGGGACGCACTCATCCCGGGTGGAGAATTTGACGGGGCTGAGTTAGAGATTATCGAGGTTCCGGTCAAGGTCGCATGTGGTGAGTGTGGCGAAGTTTTCAGCCCCGAACATGCCCGATGTATGCCGTGTCCAAAGTGCGAAGCACTCCTCGGCCATCACGTGTTGGAAGGAAAAGAACTGTTGATTGATTCCATTGAAGTGGATGACCAGCAGGAATAA
- a CDS encoding flagellin, with translation MSLVINHNLMAMNAQRNLTDHYDRLGVSTRRLSSGLRVGTAADDAAGLAIRELMRSEISSLHQGVRNASDAISLIQTADGALQVIDEKLIRMKELAMQASTGTYNSDQRLIIDSEYQAMSSEITRIANATDFNGIYLLNGNLGGDPAVDHDGTGLQSEGPLKIHFGTSNDSAEDYYYVGIQGSTSDAFGLGQDAALKTGVTTWEEQNAGKAISTQGLAQSAMDAINNAIISKDKIRANLGSMQNRLENTITNLEIQAENMQSAESRISDVDVAQEMTEFVRNQILTQSAVAMLAQANSLPRMAMQLISG, from the coding sequence ATGTCTTTAGTTATCAACCACAACCTCATGGCAATGAATGCCCAGAGAAACCTGACCGATCATTATGATCGTCTGGGAGTCTCCACACGGCGTTTGTCATCAGGTCTGCGGGTCGGCACGGCGGCCGATGATGCTGCCGGGCTGGCAATTCGCGAGCTTATGCGCTCGGAAATCAGCTCACTGCATCAGGGCGTACGCAATGCGTCCGATGCCATTTCATTGATCCAGACCGCTGACGGCGCGTTGCAGGTCATTGATGAAAAACTCATCCGCATGAAAGAGCTGGCCATGCAGGCTTCCACGGGAACATACAACTCTGACCAACGACTGATTATCGATTCTGAATATCAGGCGATGTCTTCAGAAATCACCCGTATTGCCAACGCAACAGATTTCAACGGCATTTATCTTTTAAACGGTAATCTGGGCGGCGACCCGGCAGTGGACCATGATGGCACGGGGCTGCAATCCGAAGGGCCTTTGAAGATCCACTTCGGAACCAGCAACGACAGTGCTGAAGATTACTATTATGTCGGAATCCAAGGTTCCACCTCGGATGCATTCGGCCTGGGACAAGACGCCGCTCTCAAGACAGGTGTCACAACCTGGGAAGAACAGAATGCTGGCAAGGCCATTTCCACTCAGGGATTGGCACAGTCTGCCATGGACGCGATCAACAACGCCATTATCTCCAAGGACAAGATTCGCGCCAACCTCGGTTCCATGCAGAACCGTCTGGAAAACACGATCACAAACCTGGAAATTCAGGCCGAGAACATGCAGTCTGCCGAATCGCGAATTTCCGATGTTGACGTCGCCCAGGAAATGACGGAATTCGTCCGTAACCAAATTCTCACCCAATCCGCTGTGGCCATGTTGGCGCAGGCCAACTCTCTGCCGAGAATGGCCATGCAGCTCATCAGTGGTTAG
- the smpB gene encoding SsrA-binding protein SmpB produces MAKKNKRKVSANTIGTNKQARRLYEILETFEAGISLVGSEVKSLRAGQVSFKDGYVQFRDGSAVLVGVHIAPYEKTGIYDQHDPERPRQLLLHKQEIVTLQAKTEQKGLSLIPMKMYFSHGKVKVQLGLGRGKNVHSKKQDLKARDISRDTARQLAAYK; encoded by the coding sequence ATGGCAAAAAAGAATAAAAGAAAAGTTTCCGCAAACACCATCGGCACCAACAAGCAGGCCCGACGGCTGTATGAAATCCTTGAAACATTCGAGGCTGGCATTTCGCTGGTCGGGAGTGAGGTCAAGTCCCTGCGTGCCGGACAGGTGTCATTCAAGGATGGCTATGTCCAGTTTCGCGACGGTTCGGCCGTTTTGGTCGGAGTGCATATTGCGCCCTACGAAAAGACCGGCATCTATGATCAGCATGACCCGGAACGGCCTCGGCAATTGCTGTTGCACAAGCAGGAAATCGTCACACTTCAGGCCAAGACCGAACAAAAGGGGTTGTCCTTGATCCCCATGAAAATGTATTTCAGTCACGGCAAGGTCAAGGTCCAGTTGGGACTTGGGCGAGGGAAAAACGTTCATTCCAAGAAACAGGATCTCAAGGCCCGTGATATCTCTCGCGATACCGCGCGTCAGTTGGCGGCGTACAAGTAG
- the ribB gene encoding 3,4-dihydroxy-2-butanone-4-phosphate synthase: MNQSLLNTFGNPVQRVEKALAALRDGRGILVTDNEDRENEGDLIFAAETLTNEQMALLIREGSGIVCLCMTDEKIRSLELPMMVEENSSQYQTAFTISIEAAKGVTTGVSAADRVTTIKTAIAGDATARDIASPGHVFPLRARPGGVLERGGHTEATVDMARLAGLSPCGVLCEVTNPDGTMARTPEIVAFGEKHNMPVCTVDDIVAYRKSRKSEAA, translated from the coding sequence ATGAATCAGTCTTTACTCAATACTTTTGGTAACCCTGTGCAGAGGGTTGAAAAAGCTCTTGCGGCACTCCGTGATGGTCGTGGTATTCTTGTTACCGACAATGAAGATCGTGAAAACGAAGGTGATCTCATCTTTGCCGCTGAAACGCTCACGAACGAACAGATGGCTCTTCTCATCCGCGAGGGGAGTGGAATTGTCTGTTTGTGCATGACCGATGAAAAAATTCGTTCCCTTGAATTGCCCATGATGGTGGAGGAAAACAGCAGTCAATATCAGACCGCGTTTACCATCTCCATCGAAGCAGCCAAGGGAGTGACGACCGGAGTGTCTGCTGCTGATCGAGTGACAACCATCAAGACGGCTATTGCCGGAGACGCCACAGCCAGGGATATCGCCAGCCCTGGTCACGTGTTTCCGCTTCGCGCCCGTCCCGGTGGGGTGCTTGAACGAGGAGGCCATACCGAAGCCACGGTAGACATGGCTCGGTTGGCCGGTTTGTCGCCATGTGGTGTGCTTTGCGAAGTCACCAATCCTGATGGAACCATGGCCAGAACCCCGGAAATCGTCGCATTCGGTGAAAAACACAACATGCCCGTCTGTACTGTGGACGACATTGTTGCATACCGCAAATCTCGAAAAAGTGAGGCCGCATAA
- a CDS encoding MATE family efflux transporter produces the protein MTQTTDTTDLTSRPISEVIRQVAVPASIGFFFNTMFNVVDTWWAGRIDTHAVAALALSLPVYFIITALASGIGTGSTALMGSALGAKNRKKAAFIAVQMLSFGIFVSAFLAWFGLTFARPIFSWLGAEGSYLETCLAYMNPIFACNISTVAIFLFNAILQSQGNTKSFRNILIFGATLNIALDPWFIYGGFGLPAMGLQGVAWSTVVIQTFGAIYLGYKARQTGLVVTNSGKNLIPCPSIYADIAKQGFPAALNSMTVALGFFVIFKYVSGFGPEAAAAYGIATRIDQIVLLPSIGLSVAALTVTAQNYGANRIDRIRESVRKNLKYGAVLLLPLSIPLFLLAEWLMRLFTTDPGVIAIGVEYLRIDAFTLYGYVIIFVATSTLQGMKRPLFAIWMGLARQVIAPFALFTLFISVLGYGTIWLWLSILVIVWVSAIIAFWYAMRVLKKVEKLQ, from the coding sequence ATGACACAAACAACAGACACCACGGACCTGACCTCCCGCCCCATTTCCGAGGTTATTCGACAAGTCGCGGTTCCGGCCTCGATCGGTTTTTTCTTCAACACCATGTTCAATGTGGTGGACACATGGTGGGCTGGGCGTATCGATACGCACGCGGTCGCGGCACTGGCCCTGTCCCTGCCTGTCTATTTCATCATCACGGCACTCGCCAGCGGCATCGGCACCGGCTCCACCGCGCTCATGGGATCGGCACTTGGTGCCAAAAACCGAAAAAAGGCGGCATTCATTGCCGTTCAAATGCTCAGCTTCGGTATTTTCGTCTCCGCCTTTCTGGCCTGGTTCGGTCTGACATTCGCTCGCCCCATCTTCAGTTGGCTCGGAGCCGAAGGCTCCTATCTCGAAACCTGTCTGGCGTACATGAACCCGATTTTCGCCTGCAATATTTCCACCGTGGCAATCTTCCTGTTCAATGCCATTCTTCAATCACAGGGAAATACCAAAAGCTTTCGCAATATTCTCATTTTCGGTGCGACACTCAACATCGCCCTTGATCCCTGGTTCATCTACGGGGGATTCGGTCTGCCAGCCATGGGCCTTCAGGGCGTGGCCTGGTCAACAGTGGTCATCCAGACATTCGGTGCCATCTATCTCGGATACAAGGCCCGCCAAACCGGCCTGGTTGTCACCAATTCAGGCAAGAATCTGATCCCGTGTCCTTCGATCTATGCGGACATCGCCAAACAGGGATTTCCCGCCGCACTCAATTCCATGACCGTCGCCCTCGGATTTTTCGTCATCTTCAAATATGTCTCCGGCTTTGGGCCCGAAGCTGCGGCAGCCTACGGTATCGCCACCCGCATCGACCAGATCGTCCTGTTGCCGAGCATTGGTCTCAGTGTCGCGGCACTGACCGTGACCGCCCAGAACTATGGAGCAAATCGCATTGACCGCATTCGCGAATCCGTGCGCAAAAACCTCAAATATGGCGCGGTGCTGTTGTTGCCGCTCTCCATTCCCCTTTTCCTGTTGGCGGAATGGCTGATGCGACTCTTCACCACTGATCCCGGCGTCATTGCCATCGGCGTGGAATACCTTCGTATCGATGCCTTCACCCTGTACGGATATGTCATCATCTTTGTGGCAACCTCAACCCTTCAGGGCATGAAACGGCCACTCTTCGCCATCTGGATGGGACTGGCCCGGCAGGTTATCGCACCATTTGCCCTGTTCACCCTGTTCATCTCGGTTCTCGGCTATGGAACCATCTGGCTTTGGCTCTCCATTCTCGTCATTGTCTGGGTCTCGGCGATCATCGCATTCTGGTACGCCATGCGGGTTCTCAAAAAGGTCGAAAAACTCCAGTAA